The region GGATCGGCCTGGTGCCCGCGGGGTGCGAAACCCGCGGGCACCAATGCCTTCACCTGCCTTCCGGGGCTGCTACTTCTTCGTGGTGCCGATGTTGAGGTAGTCGTACTGACCGCTGAAGGCCGACGTGGACACCAGGTTGGTGAAGTTGGCCGGGCGGTACAGCAGGACCTTGAAGTAGGTCAGCGGGACCAGGGCAGCCTCGTCCATCACCTTCTTGTCGATCTCGGTGTAGAGACTGTCGCGGGCGGTCTTGTCCTGCGTGCCGATCGCCGTCTCCAGCTTCGTGTCGACTTCCTTGTTGTCGAGCTGCGAGAGGTTGGTGTTGCCGGACGCGCTGATCGCCTTGCCGTTCAGGATCTGCTGCAGGAAGCCGTAGCCGGACGGCCAGTCGGCACCCCACTGCATCATCATCAGGCCGACCTTGTTGTCCGCGTCCCACTTCGGGACACCCGCGTAGTCGGTGAAGTACTTGCCCGAGGGGAACTGCTTCAGCGAGGCGTTGATGCCGACGGCCTTCAGGGAGTTGATGATCGCGGTGGCCGCGTCGATCTCCTGCGGACGGTCGCTGCGCGCGGTGATGCTGGTGTTGATCGTGGTCTGGCCGCAGGCCTTGAGGGCCGCCTTGGCCTTGGTCACGTCACCCTTGTTGCCGTCGGTGGCGTAGACGTCCGCCTTCGCGTAGCCGGGAATGTCCGGCGGAAGGACGGTCGTGGCGATGTCACCGCGGATCGGGCCGCCCTCGGCGGTCTGCACCGAGACCTTGTCGATGGCGTACTGCACGGCCTTGCGGCAGTCGACGTTGTCGAACGGCTTCAGCTTGGTGTTGATCGCCAGGTAGACGAGACGGCCACCGTAGGCGTTGTCGGTGCTGGCCTTCTTGTCGGCGTTGTTGATCACGTCGGCCTGGGTCGCGGCCTGGACACCCGTGCCGCCCAGGTCGATCGCGGTACCGGCCTGGACGTCCTGGTCGATGGTCTCCGGGTTGACCTTCAGGTTGACCACGATCTTGTCCGGGTACTGCTTGCGCAGCGGGTCGGTGCTGGCGTCCCAGTTCTTGTTGCGGACGAGGACGGCCTGCTTGCCCTCGTCGTAGCTCTGGAACTGGTACGAGCCCGAGGACACGATGTTCTTGATGTAGTCGATGCCCTTGTCCTTGGACTGGGGCACCGGCGCCGTCTGCGGCGTCGCGACCAGGTAGTCGAACTCCTGGAAGGCACGGTTGAGCTTGAAGACGACGGTGGTGTCGTCCGGCGTCTCGATGGACTTCAGGCCCTCGGCGCTCTTGTCCTTGTACGGACCCTTGTACTTGTCGCCGCCCGCGAGGAACTGCTGGAAGTAGTTCGGGCCGAGGGAGAGCACGTCACGCGCGAAGTTGGAGCGCTCGACGGCGTACTTGACGTCCTTCGAGGTGATCGCGGTGCCGTCCTGGTACTTCAGCCCCGAACGGAGCTTGTAGGTCCAGGTCTTGCCGCCGTCGCTGGGCACGCCCGCGCTCGCGGCGAGGTCCGGGACCAGCTCGTTGCCCTTCTCGCCCGCGGCGGGCTTGAAGGTCATCAGCGGGCGGGCGTACAGCCGGCTGAGGTTGTACATGTACCCGTAGTACGTGTTGCCGGGGTCGAAGGAGTCCGGGACGTCGGACAGCTCGTAGGTGACCGTGCCCCCCTTCTGGGTGGAGGCGTTGACGACGTCCTTGGTCGCTGCGTTGGCCCCAGCCGCCTTGGTGCCGTCCGTCGAATTGTTGTCATCGGCTTTGCTGCAGCCTGCTACCAGCAGACTCGCAGATCCGATCGCCGCAACCGCGGCCAGCGCTGACCTTCGCATGATGGTCTGCTTCTCCTCCATTGTTGGAAACTTGCTGAACTCCCGACGCGACCGCATCAGCGGCTGCGCGGGTCGAGAGCGTCTCGGAGACCGTCGCCGAGCAGGTTGAACGCCAGGACGGTCACGAAGATGGCGAGGCCGGGAACGATCATGAACTGCGGGTCGACCTGGTAGTAGGTGACCGCCTGGTTGAGCATGCCGCCCCAGGAAGCCTGCGGGGGCTGGATACCGACGCCCAGGAAGCTCAGGGACGCCTCGAAGAGGATGTTGGTCGGGATGAGCAGCGTCGAGTAGACGATGATCGGGCCGACCAGGTTCGGCAGCAGCTCCCGGAAGAGGATGTACGGCCCCTTGGCGCCCATTCCCCGGGAGGCGTCGACGAACTCGCGCTCACGCAGGGCCAGCGTCTGGCCTCGGACGATGCGTCCCAGGTAGGGCCAGTTGAAGAAGCCGATGACGAAGATCAGCACGGTGATGTGGAGCGGGAGCCCTTCCAGGCCGAACGCGCCGCCCTGCAGCGTGGCGGAGATGGCGATGGCGAAGAGCAGAAGGGGGAAGGCCAGGAACGTGTCCATCAGGCGGCTGATGATCGTGTCGACGCGCCCGCCGTAGTAGCCGGCGACCACACCGAGGATCGTGCCGATCACGTTGGACAGGACCGTGGCGCCGAACGCGACGACCAGTGAGACCCAGGAGCCCTCAAGGATGCGGGTGGCGATGTCGCGCCCGAACTTCGGTTCGACACCGAGCGGGTGGTCCCAGCTCATGCCGCCGAAGCCGCCCTTGGGGAGGGAGGTGTTGGGGTCGATCAGGTCCTGGTTGAAGTGGTTGGGGTCGAGGCCGAACATCGCCTGGATGGGCCGGGAGAGGAGCGCGGTCAGGATCAGCAGGATGACGATGACGCCGCCGGCGATGGCCACCTTGTCCCTCTTGAACCGCGCCCAGGCGATCTGACCCAGGGAACGGCCCTCGATCTGCCCCTTACCGGCACCCGCGAGCACAACCTCCGGCTGTGCCTCGGCTTCCGCTGCGGTGGTCTCGATCGGTGCGGTCACAGTGACCCGACCCCTCTCGCCGGTGGTGACCGGCCTACGCCTGCCGCTGTCTGCGGCTTGATTCACTTGCCTGCCGGGACGGGCCGCAGATGGTGCGGCCCGGTGACCCGACTGTTCGTTCCTGCTGACGATCCGTGCTGATTAGTCGACTAAGCCATGCTCCGCCCGACCGCAGGATCGATGACCCCATCGTCTGACAGGCGAGTCTTCAGTGATTCGGCGATCACGTGAAAGGTCTGTCGGCGAAAGTATGCGTAAACGTGATGCTGTCCTGTGGATTCCGTTATCCGAACAGTGGGTAACGCCCCCCGGACGCGGGGCAGTTGGGATAGAAGGGACAATCGCATACTATCGCGACCATTCTCCGCGATCTACGCGCGAAGACAGTGGCGCGCGAATTCGGCCGTACGTGTGACGGTCGGCTCAGTAACGACCCCGCGCGGGCGGATACCCGTATCCCGCCGCCGGAGCCTGCGGAGCCTGGGGCGGGGCGGCGATCGCGTGGGCCTCCCGGTCGTAGAACGGCCGGGCGTTCGCGCGCAGCCACATCACGACCGGGTCCTGCTCGTCCGACATCGCGACCGTCGACACCGGCAGCCCGTCGGGGACCGCCCCTATCGACTGCTGCATCATCGCGCGCACCGAGTCCACGGCCGGCGGCGAGGTGTCGTACACATCCAGTCCGATGGCCAGATACGGCGCACCGAGCGCCGGCTGCACCCAGGCTCGGCGCAGCGAGCGGACCGCCGGGGTGCGGTGGGCGTTCTGTGAGAGGAGGGCGTAGAACTGCGGGATCTCGATACCCGGCTCGGCCAGTCGCAGGGGTCCGGCGGGCTGGCGCTCCAGGCCCGCGGCGATACGGCGCAGATCGAGCCAGGGGATACCGACGCCGCCGCCCGGGGAGTGCGGGTTGAGCCAGATGCCGTACTGGTCCGGGTACAGGGTGCGGGCCACGTCGAGGCCGTCGACCACCTCGTACGACCTGTTCCAGCCACTGACCGACAGTTCCTGGGCGGAGGTCACACAGGGCGCGTAGCCGTACCCGTCGACCTGCATGTTTCCGTACTGCGCGTCGGGGGAACCGGCCTGTCCGTGCCAGAGCAGCATCCAGATCTGGCCGGAGGACGGGGTCGCGAGGGCGCGCAGGAGCGCCTCGTAGGCGTCGTAACGCCCGGGCGTCACCTGGCGCAGCATGTGCTCGACCTGACCGGCCGCGGCCGTGCCCGACGCGCTCACCATTACCGCCCCTTCGTAACCCTGACGAGTTGTGCGAGTTCAGTTTAAGCAGCGGCGCTGACAGACACGGTCTGTGGAAGCGGCCCAGGAGCTGCCCAGGAGCTGGAGACTTGCTGTGTTCGGGCGGCCGCGGGCCCATTGTGGCTGGTCGCGCGGTTCCTCGCGCCCCTTTGGGGCGCTCCTCAGCCCCCGTGTTGGTAGAAGGGGCGGACCTTTGCCCGCAGCCAGTCCGTCACCGGGTCCTGGGCTATGTCCAGGAAGACGAGGTTCACCGGCCAGGGGGAGGGGGTGTGGCCCAGGGCCCTGGCCAGGGCGTCCATGGGTATGGTGCGGACCACCGGGTCCCAGGGGGAGAGTTCGACGCCT is a window of Streptomyces sp. B21-083 DNA encoding:
- a CDS encoding enhanced serine sensitivity protein SseB C-terminal domain-containing protein; the protein is MSASGTAAAGQVEHMLRQVTPGRYDAYEALLRALATPSSGQIWMLLWHGQAGSPDAQYGNMQVDGYGYAPCVTSAQELSVSGWNRSYEVVDGLDVARTLYPDQYGIWLNPHSPGGGVGIPWLDLRRIAAGLERQPAGPLRLAEPGIEIPQFYALLSQNAHRTPAVRSLRRAWVQPALGAPYLAIGLDVYDTSPPAVDSVRAMMQQSIGAVPDGLPVSTVAMSDEQDPVVMWLRANARPFYDREAHAIAAPPQAPQAPAAGYGYPPARGRY
- a CDS encoding ABC transporter substrate-binding protein, whose amino-acid sequence is MRRSALAAVAAIGSASLLVAGCSKADDNNSTDGTKAAGANAATKDVVNASTQKGGTVTYELSDVPDSFDPGNTYYGYMYNLSRLYARPLMTFKPAAGEKGNELVPDLAASAGVPSDGGKTWTYKLRSGLKYQDGTAITSKDVKYAVERSNFARDVLSLGPNYFQQFLAGGDKYKGPYKDKSAEGLKSIETPDDTTVVFKLNRAFQEFDYLVATPQTAPVPQSKDKGIDYIKNIVSSGSYQFQSYDEGKQAVLVRNKNWDASTDPLRKQYPDKIVVNLKVNPETIDQDVQAGTAIDLGGTGVQAATQADVINNADKKASTDNAYGGRLVYLAINTKLKPFDNVDCRKAVQYAIDKVSVQTAEGGPIRGDIATTVLPPDIPGYAKADVYATDGNKGDVTKAKAALKACGQTTINTSITARSDRPQEIDAATAIINSLKAVGINASLKQFPSGKYFTDYAGVPKWDADNKVGLMMMQWGADWPSGYGFLQQILNGKAISASGNTNLSQLDNKEVDTKLETAIGTQDKTARDSLYTEIDKKVMDEAALVPLTYFKVLLYRPANFTNLVSTSAFSGQYDYLNIGTTKK
- a CDS encoding ABC transporter permease; its protein translation is MTAPIETTAAEAEAQPEVVLAGAGKGQIEGRSLGQIAWARFKRDKVAIAGGVIVILLILTALLSRPIQAMFGLDPNHFNQDLIDPNTSLPKGGFGGMSWDHPLGVEPKFGRDIATRILEGSWVSLVVAFGATVLSNVIGTILGVVAGYYGGRVDTIISRLMDTFLAFPLLLFAIAISATLQGGAFGLEGLPLHITVLIFVIGFFNWPYLGRIVRGQTLALREREFVDASRGMGAKGPYILFRELLPNLVGPIIVYSTLLIPTNILFEASLSFLGVGIQPPQASWGGMLNQAVTYYQVDPQFMIVPGLAIFVTVLAFNLLGDGLRDALDPRSR